GCCGACAGTGCGGCCAGATGCGGCGCCTGCGGCTCGAACACCGGAACGGCGGCGCGATACGAAGGGGTGGCGCGCACCAGCGTCGCGTGGCCGCCGCGATGCTTTCTGATCAGCCCGCGCAGCAGGGCGGCCTCGGGATCGCCCTGCTCCATGCGCAGCCAGACCAGCCCGCCCTGCCAGTCGTAGAAGGCGCTGACACCGATCTGCATGCGCAGCGTCAGCACCATCTGATGGGCCTGAGACGGCGCCATGGAGACGCGCCAGACCGGCTTTTCGCTACGGTCGGCGAATGGCGTGCAGTCCCTTATGTCACGCCAGAGGGTATGCGATGTCTCGCCTGCGATCTCCTGCAGCGGGCCGGCATTTTTCAGCAGGGTCTTCAGTGCCTCGATGCGATAGGCGACCGATGGGCCAAACCCTTCGACGCGCAGCAGCGTTGCAGCGTCAGTGCCTAGACTGCCCCCGGCAACGCGCGCGGCGATGCGTTCGGGCAGATGGGCCGCGCTCGACACTTCGGCGCTGGAGCCGAGCGCCAGCGCCATGGCGGCAGAGGCGGCATCGTCGAGTAGGCCGCGCATGGCAAGCGTCACCTCGGTCTCGGCCGCCGGCAGCACCTTGAAGGTGACATCGGTGAACACGGCCAGCGTGCCCCAGCTGTTGGCCATCAGCTTCGACAGATCGTAGCCGGTGACATTCTTGACGACGCGGCCGCCGGACTTGAAGGCCTCGCCGCGTCCGGCAACCGCATTGATTCCCAGAATATGGTCTCGTGCACCCCCCGCCTTCAGCCGGCGCGGGCCGGACAGGTTCGCGGCGAGCACGCTGCCGATCGTGCCCTTGCCGGGCTCGCCGCCGAGTAAAGGACCGTAATCCATCGGTTCGAAGGCGAGTTGCTGGCCGCTTTCGGCGAGCAGGTTTTCGATCTCGGAAAGCGGCGTGCCGGCCTTGGCCGACAGTACCAACTCGGCCGGCTCGTAGAGCGTGACGCCGGTGAGCTTCGAAAGATCGAGCGTGTGTTCGCTCTGCTGTGGCCGGCCGATGCCGCGCTTGGAGCCGTGGCCGATGATTTCCAAAGGTGACTCTTCCGCCGCCGCCCATTGGACGGTGGAGAGGATCTCGGCCGATGTGGTGGGGGTGAAGGTCGTCATGGCGAAGATGGGTCGAGTTCCTTCGCGCCCCCCTCTGTCCTGCCGGACATCTCCCCCACTTGGGGGGAGATTAGCAGCTTTGGCGACCGCGCTTCTCTAGCAACGTCGAAGATTGGCGAAGGCAGAGATGACTGGTGATCTCCCCCCTTGTGGGGGAGATGTCCGGCAGGACAGAGGGGGGCGCGAAGGATCGCCGACGTGAGACATTCCGCCCCCATCAAAACCTCGGAATGTCCGGAAACGCCACCTGGCCGCGATGCACGTGCATGCGCCCAAGCTCCGCGCAGCGGCGCAGTTGTGGAAACACCTTGCCGGGGTTGAGCAAATGATTGGGGTCGAAGGCGCATTTGACGCGCATTTGCTGATCGAGGTCGATCTGGTCGAACATTTCAGGCATCAAGTCGCGCTTCTCGACGCCGACGCCGTGCTCGCCGGTCAAGACGCCGCCGACCTTGACGCAGAGCCGCAAGATGTCGGCGCCAAAACTTTCCGCCTTGTCGAGTTCGCCCGGCACGTTGGCGTCGTAGAGGATCAGCGGATGCAGATTGCCGTCGCCGGCGTGGAAGACATTGGCGACGCCAAGGCCGTATTTCTCCGACAGTTCGCGCATGCCGGCGAGCACACGCGGCAATTCCTTGCGCGGGATGGTGCCATCCATGCAGTAATAGTCGGGCGAGATGCGGCCGACCGCCGGGAAGGCCGCCTTGCGGCCGGCCCAGAAACTCAGCCGCTCCTGTTCGGATTGCGAGATGCGACAGGTGGTGGAGCCGTTCCTATAGGCGATCGCTTCGACGAGACCGATCAGGTGATCGACCTCGACGCCCGGCCCGTCGAGTTCGACGATCAGCAGCGCCTCGACATCAAGGGGGTAGCCGGCATGGACGAAATCTTCCGCGGCATGGATCGCCGGCCGGTCCATCATCTCCATGCCGCCAGGGATAATGCCGGCGCCGATGATGTCGGCGACGCATTGGCCGCCCTGCTCGCTGGTCGGAAAGCCGATCAGCAGAGCGCGGGCCGTCTCCGGCTTTTTCAGGATGCGCACGGTGACCTCGGTGACGACGCCGAGCAGGCCTTCGGACCCCGTCATGACGCCGAGGAGATCATAGCCTTCCGAGTCCAGATGATTGCCGCCCAGGCGCACCACCTCGCCGTTCATCAGCACCATCTCGATGCCGAGCACATTGTTGGCGGTCAGGCCGTATTTCAGGCAGTGCACGCCGCCGGAATTTTCCGCGACATTGCCGCCAATCGAGCACGCGATCTGGGAGGATGGGTCAGGGGCGTAGTAAAAGCCCTCCTGCTCGACGGCAATGGTGATGCCAAGATTGGTAACGCCTGGCTGAGCGACGACGATGCGGTCGGGATAGTCGATGGCAAGGATGCGGTTGAAGCGGCTCATGACCAGCAGCACGGCATCCTCGAGCGGCAGCGCGCCGCCCGACAACGAGGTTCCGGAGCCGCGCGGCACGACACGGATGTTGCGGTCGTTGCAGTATTTCAAGATGCGCGACACCTGCGCCACCGTTTCCGGCAGCACCACGACCAGCGGCAATTGCCGGTAGGCGGTGAGGCCGTCGCTTTCGAAGGCGCGCATCTCATTGGTGGCGTCGACGACGCCCTCGCCCGGCACGATGATGCGCATGTCGGCGACGATCTCCGCCCGCCTTCGCATAGTGGCGTCGTCTGGCTTGGGCATGACAAGGCCGGACATCGGCGGCGTTCTCCGCTTGGCTGGTAAAAATCTTTTACCAATTTCATTCGGATGTTGCAAACACCGCGTCGGGCAAAGAGCGTACTGCCCGCCTTCCGCAGCGGCAATCTGCCGCTATTCACCCTCCCCCTTGTGGGGAGGGTCGCGAACGCAGTGAGCGGGGTGGGGGTCCGCGCGACGAAAGCTCTTTACGAGCACCCCCACCCCGATCCGCTATGCGGATCGACCCTCCCCACAAGGGGGAGGGTAAAGTGCGCTCCTACTCCCCCGGATGTTTCGCCGGCTCGGAGTGCATCCGCCTCACTCGCCGCACCCCCCACCAGACCAGCACGATGGCGACCGGCACCGAGGCGGCGGTGACGACTTCGGGCGCAATGGCATGGCCGAAGATCGAGGCGCCCTTGGCAAGGTAGGAGATCAGACCGACGACATAGTAGGACACTGCTGCCACCGACAGGCCCTCGACCGTCTGCTGCAACCGCAGTTGCAGCCGGGCGCGGTTGTTCATCGACGCCAGCAGATCGCGGTTCTGCTTCTCGACCTCGACATCAACCCACGTGCGCAGCAGCGTCGTGGCGCGGGTTAGTTTGCGCGACAGGTTGGCCTGGCGCTCCTCGACCGAACGGCAGGTGCGCATGGCAGGCGCCACCCGCCGCTGCAGGAAGCCGCCCCAAGTGTCGTAGCCGGGCACGGCTTCTTCGTCCAGCGCCTCCAGCCGCTCGACAACGATGCCGTCATAGGCGCGGCTGGCGCCGAAGCGATAGAGGCTGGAGGCGGCATCGGCTTCCAGCTCGGCGGCAAGCTCGGTCAGGTCGGCGAGCAGCGTCTGGCTGTCGCGGGTTTCAGTGACCTTCATTTCCAGCGTGGTCTGCGCCAACCGGTCTTCGATGCGGCGGGCGCGGCTCGACAGGGTCAGCGCCAGCGGCAGGCCGAGCATGGCAAGCGTGCGGTAGGTCTCGACGTCGATCAGCCGCTGCGACAGCGCCCCGGTCCGCGCCGGCGTCAGGCCGCGATCAAGCACCAGGATGCGGGTCAGGCCGTCGCCGTCCTGGCGGAAATCGGTGACGATGGCCGCATTGCCGCGCTCGACCAGCGAATAGCAGAGGCTCGTCGGGTCGAAGGCCGCAATCAGCTTCTCGCTTGCCGGCGTCCATTTGCGGATCTCCAGCCTTATGCCTGAGATCACCGTTCCCGGCGGCGAGAACCCGTTGCCGAAAGGAGAATCCTCCTGCGCCCTGCCGCTTTCGGCAAGCGGCCCTTCCCAAAGATAGGTCGAGAATTCCGTATGCCGCTCCCAGCGCAGCGTGCCCTTGCCCCACTTCATGGCGTGGTGGCGGGCATGACGGTCGGGCGCCGCGATGCCGAGGCGCCGCGACAGTTCGGAGAGCACGGCCATGTCGACGCCGGAGCCGCCCTCGGTCATGAAGGCGAGTTGCACAAGCACGCGCGGCTTCTCGATCAGCGGATGCGGCCGGGCATGGACCTCGCCGATCGCGCCGGGCCGTCCCTCATGCGCGGGAAAGCCCATCACGCTGCCCTGGGCGCGCGGCTGGAATTCGAGGTTGGACGTCTCGTCCGACACGGTGGTCCCCCTGTTCTCGACCCTTCGTGTGATGGCGTCCTCTAAAGGCAATCCATGAGGCGCGTAAACACCAAAGTCTAGCATCGTAGGTCCTGCCGGCGCGACGCGCAGACCGACCCGATTGGGCAAATTGGATAAATAATTTGACCAGTTGGCGACGCTGGCTTTATCTTGCGCGACGCCGGTTCAATTTCCCAGGCCCCCGTTGAGCGATATTTTCTCAAGGATCGAGCATTCGCGCACCGCCGACGAGGTGGTGCAGCAGATCGAAAGCCTGATCCTTGAAGGCGTGCTGCGCACCGGCGACCGGCTGCCGGGCGAGCGCGAGCTGGCGCGCCAGTTCGACGTGTCGCGGCCGATCCTGCGCGATGCGCTGAAGGCGCTGGAAGGGCGCGGGCTGCTGATCACCAAGGCCGGCGGCGGCACCCATGTCGCCGACGTCATCGGCCAGTTGTTCACCAAGCCGGTGACCGACCTCATCTCGATGCACCGCAAGGCGGTGACCGACTATCTGGAATACCGCCGCGAGATCGAAGGTGTTGCGGCCGAATATGCGGCGCGGCGCGCGACAGCGGACGACATTGCGCTGCTCGACCGCATCGTGGCGCGCATGGACGAGGCGCACCGCACCGGCGATTTCGACGACGAGGCGGAAATCGACGTCGAGTTCCACCATGCTGTGTGCGAATGCGCGCACAACATCATCCTCTTGCACACGCTGCGCTCCTGCTACCGGCTGCTGTCTGAAGGCGTGTTCCAGAACCGGCTTCTGGTGTTCAGCGTGCCCGGAGCGCGCGAGGCGCTGCTGGCCCAGCACGGCGCGATCTACAAAGCCGTGAAGGCCGGCGATCCCTCAGCTGCCCGCCAAGCGGCGATGGACCATATCTCCTATGTCGAGCGCTCGATGCTCGAGGCCGAACGCAGCGGCGACTGGCAGCGCGTGTCGCGGCTCAGGCTTAAGCAGCGCTCCGACGCCGACGACGGCTTCAAGACGACTGGCTAACGAGGAACCACCATGAGCGACATCCTCACCATTGCCGATCTCAAGGACCTGGCGCGCCGGCGGGTGCCGAAGATGTTCTTCGACTATGCCGATTCCGGCGCCTGGACCGAAAGCACCTACCGCGCCAACGAAGAGGACTTCCAGAAGATAAAATTCCGTCAGCGCGTACTGGTCGACATGAGCAACCGCTCGCTGGAATCGACCATGATCGGCGAGAAAGTGGCGATGCCGGTGGCGCTTGCCCCAACTGGAATGACCGGCATGCAGCATGCCGATGGCGAGATGCTGGCCGCGCAGGCGGCAGAGGAATTCGGCGTGCCGTTCACGCTGTCGACGATGAGCATCTGCTCGATCGAGGATGTCGCGTCGGTGACCAAGAAGCCGTTCTGGTTCCAGCTCTACGTGCTTCGCGACAAGGATTTCGTGCTCGACCTGATCGACAGGGCGAAGGCTGCAAAATGCTCGGCGCTGGTGTTGACGCTCGACCTGCAGATCCTGGGGCAGCGCCACAAGGATGTCCGCAACGGGCTGTCGGCGCCGCCCAAGATGACGCTGGCCAACATTGCCAACATCGCCATGCGGCCACGCTGGCTGATGGGCATTGCCGGCACCAAGCGCCGCACCTTCCGCAACATTGTCGGCCATGCCAAGGGCGTCGGCGACGTCGCTTCGCTGGCATCGTGGACGACGGAGCAGTTCGACCCGCATCTGTCGTGGAAGGATGTCGCCTGGATCAAGGAACGTTGGGGCGGCAAGCTGATCCTGAAAGGCATTCTCGACAAGGAGGACGCGCTGATGGCGGTCGAGACCGGCGCCGACGCCATCATCGTTTCCAACCATGGCGGGCGCCAGCTCGACGGCGCATCGTCGTCAATCATGGCGCTGGAAGAGATCGCCGATGCCGTCGGCGACAGGATCGAGGTGCATATGGACGGCGGCATCCGCTCGGGCCAGGACGTGCTGAAGGCGCTTTGCCTCGGCGCCAAGGGCACCTATATCGGCCGCCCGTTCCTGTACGGATTGGGCGCCATGGGCAAGCAAGGCGTGACCCTGGCGCTGGACATCATCCGCAAGGAGATGGACATCACGCTGGCACTGTGCGGCAAGCGGCTGGTGACCGACATGGGCAAGGACCAGTTGCGGCGCTAGGGTCTTGTTCACCGATTAGACCCTAGCCTCGCTGGATCACGGAGACGAAGCCGCCTTGACCGAGACCGGCATCCACTACCTCGACGCGCGCGCACCCGATGGCATGCGCCTCTATGCGATCGGCGACGTGCATGGCCGGCTCGATCTGCTCGCCGCCATGCATCGCCGCATCGAGAGCGAACTCGAATACAAGCCGACCAGCGATTGGCGCGTCATCCACCTCGGCGACTATGTCGACCGCGGACCAGAGTCCAAGGGCGTCATAGACTTCCTGATCGAGGCACAGAAACGCGATCCGCGGCATCTGATGCTCGCCGGCAACCACGATATCGGCTTCCTCGACTTTCTCGACGAGCCTGACCCGGAAGGGCTGTTCATCCGTTATGGCGGCGTGCAGACGGCACAATCCTATGGTGTCGACTTAGCGGGACACGCAAGCTGGTTCGGCAAGGCCGAGGCGTTACGGCGGGGACACCAGGCACTGGTCAATGCTGTACCGCAAGCCCATGTCGACTTCCTGCGGTCGCTGCAATTGTCACTGATATCAGGTGATTTCTTCTTATGCCATGCCGGCGTCAGGCCTGACGTGCCGCTGGCGAGCCAGAGCCCGCAGGATCTGGTCTGGATCCGCGACGTCTTCCACAACCATCCAGGGCTTTACCCGAAGGTGATCGTGCACGGCCACACACCGGTGCCGCAGGCGGAGGTGATGCCGAACCGCGTCAATGTCGACACACTCGCCTGGCAGTCAGGCATGCTCAGCGCGCTCGCCGTGGACGGCGCGGACAAGCGTATCCTGACTGTGCAGGGAAAAGCGTTTTAGCGAAGCGCGGCGGTGACGCCGTAGCCGTCGACGGCCTGATGGTTGTTGGCTGCATCGGCGGAATAAATGCCGAGACCGCACAAAACGATGGCAGACAGCATGACAAAGGACAGAAGCGCTGCTTTCACGGACGTCATCTCTAGTTGAGCTTCCTGCATCTGGGCACGAGGCGGTTACCAATGGGTTGAAACCGAGAATTCGTCTCAAAGTTTCGACGATTTCGCGTTTGTAGGTCGATTCTGTATCGGCGGTGTGTCGCGCGGATCACACAGAAGGTTCATCGCGGTTGCATTGCCGTTGCATAGCGCGCGCCTTGTAGGATAGCGTTCGGCCACAAACCAAGGACGAAAGAAGTTGTCCCCGGCAGATTCCCCGCCGCGTGCCAATTATGCAACGGATAGAGCGGTTCGCCGCTACGGCGAACCGCTCTATCTTTTTATCTGACGCAATTCCGGACGGAAAACCGCTTCACACTTTTCCTGGAATTGCTGACTGCGCGCGGCCAGTCTCAGATCGTCGCCACCCAGGCGCGGGCAATGGCCAAGCCCGCGGCGTCGGCCTCGGGGCCGTTGCGTGCCATTTCGCTGTCGAGGCGATCCTGCCAGTCGGGATGGCGATCGGCAATCAGCGGCGCGAAGGATGTGCTCCAGTCCCTCACCATCGGCTGGTCGGCCTCGAAATGGAACTGGAAGCCGTAGACGGCGCGGCCGATACGGAACGCCTGGTTCTCGGCAATTTCGCTGCCGGCAAGCCGCACCGCATTTGACGGCAGCGCGAAAGTGTCGTCGTGCCATTCGAAGATGGGGAAATCCTGGGGAAGTGCGCCAAGCACCGGACCGGTTCTGGCGTCCGGCGTCAGCTATACCTTGTGCCAGCCGAATTCCGAGGCGCCGCCGATCTGGTTCTCACCGCCGAAAGAGCGGGCAACCAACTGGCTGCCCAGGCAGATACCGAGAACCGAGCGATCCTTGGCGGCGAAATCGCGGGTCAGTTCGAGCAGCACCGGGAAATACGGGTAGTCATCGTCGGCCAGCGCATTCTGGCCGCCGCCCAGCATCACCATGGCATCGTGTCCGGTCGCGTCGTCCGGCAGCGCATCGCCCTTGTAGGGCCGGCGCAGGTCGAGATCGGCGCCGGCTTCGGCGAGCGCGGCACCAACCTGGCCAAGGCCGGTGTTGTCGTAGTTCTGGACCACCAGCACCCGCATCGCAAAACCCTGCTGACATGAAATGACGCGACGAGCGATATCATGTCGCCAGCATTGCAGCCAAGATGCGTATTCGGGAGAGAGCTATGCCACTGCAGAACCGGGTCGATCCGTTCGGCGCCATCCATGCCATATCCGAGCGCGGCCTGTTCACCGGCAATCGCGGCATCATCCACGATCCTGAGACCAAGACGCTGCTGAAAAAGCGTTGGGCCTTGCCGGCCTGGATCATCTGCGTCTGCCAATTCCGCAATGTGCGGCGCGAGCCGATGGGCAGGAATCGGCCGGGCGGCAGGGCCGGCTGGACCGAGTTGTTCTTCCTCGACGAGGTGACGGCGCTGGCCGCCGGGCACCGTCCCTGTTTCTATTGCCGGCGTGAGCGAGCCACGGATTTTGTCGGGCGTTTCGGCAAAGTCTTCGGTGTAAACGAACCGCGCGCGCCAATGGTGGACAAGCGGCTGCACAAGGAGCGGCTGGCTTCCGGCGGCAAGCCACCTGATGTCACCATGGGAGAGCTTGCCGAATTGCCGGACGGAGCGATGATCGCGGATGGCGGCTCGGCCTATGCGCTGCGCGGCGGCAACGCGCTGCCCTGGTCGTTCGCAGGCTATGGCGATGCGGCGGCCTTCGACAGCCTTGCCGGCCGGTCGCTGCGCCTGCTCACACCGGCCACGACCGTTTCGGTGCTGCGGCACGGTTTTGAACCGGTGTGGCATCGTTCCGCCGAGACTTGACGCCAGGCACCGCCTCGCCCATTCCTCGGCGATGCGCGCCAATTACAAGATGCAGCGGCTGTTCGTGCCGGACGACCTCGCGGCGGGCATCGAATTCGATGCCGGCCAGCAGCAGAGCCATTATCTCATGCATGTGCTGCGGCTCGGCGAAGGCGCCGAGATCCTGGTCTTCAACGGCCGCGACGGCGAGTGGTCGGCGGCGATTGCCACCAGGTCGAAAAGGGCGGTGCGGCTGAAGGTGCTGGCCTCGCAGAGACCGCAACCGCCCCTGCCTGACCTGATCTATTGCTTCGCGCCGCTGAAACAGGGCCGGCTCGACTATCTCGTGCAGAAGGCGGTCGAGATGGGGGCCGGCATCCTGCAGCCGGTGATCACCCAGCACACGCAAGTGGCAAAACCCTCCATCGACCGGCTGCGCGCCAATGTCGTCGAGGCGGCCGAGCAATGCGGCATACTGGCGGTGCCGGAAGTGCGCGAGGCCGAGAAATTCGAGCGCCTGCTCTCCGGCTGGGACAAGGAACGCCGGCTTATCTTCTGCGACGAGGATGCCTCGACCAACAACCCGCTGCCGGCATTACAGGCAATACCTGAGAGGAAGCTGGCGCTGCTGGTCGGGCCGGAAGGCGGCTTTTCCGATGACGAACGCAAGATGCTGCGGGCGCTCCCCTTCGTCACTGCCATCCCGCTCGGACCGCGCATCCTGCGCGCTGACACAGCAGCTGTAGCGGCGCTTGCGGTGATGCAGGCGACGGTCGGAGACTGGTAAGAAGCGTAAAGATCAATTCCTGTTGACCTGTGGCTCAGGATTTTTCGCTTGATCGGCTGCTGACATTTCGTCCATTTAGCGCCGGCGGGCTCCGAGAGCCGCAGAGGGGGCCCCATGGCGCGCGACACAACCGATTTCCGGCCAATCGAAGGCATCGACGAACTGGTCGAGCATCTGGCCGAAGGCAACAAGCCGCGCGACAAGTGGCGCATCGGGACCGAGCACGAGAAGTTCCCCTTCTATGTCGACGGCAACGCGCCGGTGCCCTATGGCGGCGAGCGCGGCATCCGCGCCATCCTCGAAGGCATGCAGCAAAAGCTCGGCTGGGACCCGATCATCGATGACGGCCGCATCATCGGCCTGGTCGAGCCGACCGGCCAGGGCGCGATCTCGCTCGAGCCGGGCGGCCAGTTCGAGCTGTCGGGCGCGCCGCTGGAAACGATCCACCAGACCTGTCGCGAGGGCAATGCGCATCTGGCGCAGGTCCGCGAGATCGCCGAGCCGATGGGCATCCGCTTTCTCGGCCTCGGCGGCAGCCCGAAATGGTCGCTGGCCCAGACGCCGAAAATGCCGAAATCGCGCTACGAAATCATGACCCGCTACATGCCCAAGGTCGGCACCAAGGGTCTCGACATGATGTATCGCACCTGCACCATCCAGGTGAACCTCGACTTCGAAAGCGAAGCCGACATGCGCCGCAAGATGCAGGTGTCGCTGAAGCTGCAGCCACTGTCGACGGCGCTGTTTGCCAACTCGCCCTTCACCGACAGCCGGCCGAACGGGCTGCAGAGCTGGCGCGGCGACATCTGGCGCGACACCGACAACCAGCGCTCGGGCCTGCTCGAATTCTGCTTCTCGCCCGAGTTCGGCTTTGCCGACTATGTCGAATGGGCGCTCGACGTGCCGATGTATTTCGTCATCCGCGACGGCCACTATCACGACATGACGCACATCACCTTCCGCCGGTTCATGGCCGGCGCTGCCCGCAATGAAGTACCAGACGGACTGCCCACCATGGGCGACTGGGCGAACCATCTGTCGACGCTGTTCCCCGACGTCAGGCTGAAGCGCTTCCTCGAAATGCGCGGCGCCGATGGCGGGCCGTGGCGCCGCATCTGCGCACTGCCGGCCTTCTGGGTCGGGCTGCTCTATGACGAGGCCGCGCTCGACGCCGCCGAGGCGCTGACTTCGAGCTGGACGTATGAAGAAACGCTGGCGATGCGCAATGCGGTGCCGGAAAAAGGCATTTCCGCGCCGTTCCGCAACACGACGCTGCGTGAGATCGGCCGCGATGTAATGACGATTTCGCGCCTTGGGCTGAAAAATCGCGGCAGGAAGAACCGCGACGGCTATGACGAGACCTCGTTCCTCAACACGCTGGACGAAGTCGTGGCGCGCGGTACCACCAGTGCTGAGGAAATGCTGTCGGCCTACCACACGCGCTGGGGCGGCTCGATCGAGCCGGTGTTCATGGAATATGCGTATTAGCGTCGCGCCTTGAGCAGCGGCAAAAGCCGCTTCAATCGAACATCGAAACGAACTAGGTTCTCCCTCGAGGATTTCCCGGAGGAGAAACCGATGCCTACCTTGTTCGACATATTGGCGCAGGCGCAGAACGGCAACGGCATGCAGGCGCTTGCCCAGCAGTACGGGCTTTCCATGCAGCAGACGCAGGCGGCTGTCGCCGCTCTGCTGCCGGCCTTCTCGCAAGGGTTGCAACGCAACACCGCCGATCCCTATGGGCTAGGCGCCTTCATGACGGCGATGGCGAGCGGCCAGCACGCGAAATATTTCGAGGACGCGACCAGGGCTTTCTCACCGCAAGGCGTCAATGAGGGCAATGGCATTCTGGGTCATCTGTTCGGCTCGAAGGAGCTGTCGCGCGCGGTGGCCAGCCAGGCCGCGCAGGCGACCGGCGTCAGCCAGCAGATCCTGCAGCAGATGCTGCCGGCCATCGCTTCGATGGTGATGGGCGGATTGTTCAAGCAGACGACAAACCAGTTGACCGGGGGTCAGATGCAGGCCGCCGGTGGCTTCGGCGGCGGCAGCAATCCGCTCGGCGAGATCATCGAACAGATGATGCGGCAGGCGGGCGGCGGGGCACAGCCTGCGCCGCAGCCAGCACCCAATCCTTACGGTGAGAACCCGCTGGGCAAAGTGCTGCAGGACATGTTCGGCGGCGGCGCCCAACAGCCGCAAAGCCAGCCGCAACAGGCGCCCAACTCCTATGGCGACAATCCGCTGGGCAAGGTGCTGCAGGACATGTTCGGCGGTGGCGCGGCACAGCAACCGCAGGGCCGGCCGCAGCAGCCAACACAGCCGCAACAGACGCAGAGCCCTTACGGCGACAACCCGCTGGGCAAGATTTTTGAAGAGATGATGCGGCAAGGCGGTGGTGGCGGCTTCGGCCTGCCCGGTGGGCAGCCGGCGCCGCAGCAGCCGCAAGCACCCCAGCCGCGACAGGCACCGCAGGAGCGCGAGGCGCCGCAACCGCAGGCCAATCCGAGCGGCAGGCCACGCAATCCGTTCGACGATATTTTCGGCAAGATGTTCGAGACCGGCGCCCAGCAGCGCGACGACTATCAGAAGGGCGTGGAAACGATCTTCGACCAGTTCAAGCGGGACATGGACCGGCGGTAGTTGGCGGTAGTTGGGCGCTGACCTTCGCGGCTTCGGAGCAAGGAACGAAGCGAGCGGCGCAGACCGCACGATGACGACGGAGCTTTAAAAGAAAAGCCCGGTCCTGGAGGAGGACCGGGCCAGTGTGCAGGCTGGCCGGCGGGGAACCGGCAGGGAGTGGGGAGCCTGCTATACTCGTTGGTCGCAGCGAGCCTGAGAAAGGTTCACGGCAACCGA
This region of Mesorhizobium sp. C432A genomic DNA includes:
- a CDS encoding FAD-binding protein, yielding MTTFTPTTSAEILSTVQWAAAEESPLEIIGHGSKRGIGRPQQSEHTLDLSKLTGVTLYEPAELVLSAKAGTPLSEIENLLAESGQQLAFEPMDYGPLLGGEPGKGTIGSVLAANLSGPRRLKAGGARDHILGINAVAGRGEAFKSGGRVVKNVTGYDLSKLMANSWGTLAVFTDVTFKVLPAAETEVTLAMRGLLDDAASAAMALALGSSAEVSSAAHLPERIAARVAGGSLGTDAATLLRVEGFGPSVAYRIEALKTLLKNAGPLQEIAGETSHTLWRDIRDCTPFADRSEKPVWRVSMAPSQAHQMVLTLRMQIGVSAFYDWQGGLVWLRMEQGDPEAALLRGLIRKHRGGHATLVRATPSYRAAVPVFEPQAPHLAALSARMKAEFDPKTILNPGRMAQG
- a CDS encoding FAD-linked oxidase C-terminal domain-containing protein, with amino-acid sequence MSGLVMPKPDDATMRRRAEIVADMRIIVPGEGVVDATNEMRAFESDGLTAYRQLPLVVVLPETVAQVSRILKYCNDRNIRVVPRGSGTSLSGGALPLEDAVLLVMSRFNRILAIDYPDRIVVAQPGVTNLGITIAVEQEGFYYAPDPSSQIACSIGGNVAENSGGVHCLKYGLTANNVLGIEMVLMNGEVVRLGGNHLDSEGYDLLGVMTGSEGLLGVVTEVTVRILKKPETARALLIGFPTSEQGGQCVADIIGAGIIPGGMEMMDRPAIHAAEDFVHAGYPLDVEALLIVELDGPGVEVDHLIGLVEAIAYRNGSTTCRISQSEQERLSFWAGRKAAFPAVGRISPDYYCMDGTIPRKELPRVLAGMRELSEKYGLGVANVFHAGDGNLHPLILYDANVPGELDKAESFGADILRLCVKVGGVLTGEHGVGVEKRDLMPEMFDQIDLDQQMRVKCAFDPNHLLNPGKVFPQLRRCAELGRMHVHRGQVAFPDIPRF
- a CDS encoding DUF3422 family protein, with product MSDETSNLEFQPRAQGSVMGFPAHEGRPGAIGEVHARPHPLIEKPRVLVQLAFMTEGGSGVDMAVLSELSRRLGIAAPDRHARHHAMKWGKGTLRWERHTEFSTYLWEGPLAESGRAQEDSPFGNGFSPPGTVISGIRLEIRKWTPASEKLIAAFDPTSLCYSLVERGNAAIVTDFRQDGDGLTRILVLDRGLTPARTGALSQRLIDVETYRTLAMLGLPLALTLSSRARRIEDRLAQTTLEMKVTETRDSQTLLADLTELAAELEADAASSLYRFGASRAYDGIVVERLEALDEEAVPGYDTWGGFLQRRVAPAMRTCRSVEERQANLSRKLTRATTLLRTWVDVEVEKQNRDLLASMNNRARLQLRLQQTVEGLSVAAVSYYVVGLISYLAKGASIFGHAIAPEVVTAASVPVAIVLVWWGVRRVRRMHSEPAKHPGE
- a CDS encoding FCD domain-containing protein, whose translation is MSDIFSRIEHSRTADEVVQQIESLILEGVLRTGDRLPGERELARQFDVSRPILRDALKALEGRGLLITKAGGGTHVADVIGQLFTKPVTDLISMHRKAVTDYLEYRREIEGVAAEYAARRATADDIALLDRIVARMDEAHRTGDFDDEAEIDVEFHHAVCECAHNIILLHTLRSCYRLLSEGVFQNRLLVFSVPGAREALLAQHGAIYKAVKAGDPSAARQAAMDHISYVERSMLEAERSGDWQRVSRLRLKQRSDADDGFKTTG
- a CDS encoding alpha-hydroxy acid oxidase, with the protein product MSDILTIADLKDLARRRVPKMFFDYADSGAWTESTYRANEEDFQKIKFRQRVLVDMSNRSLESTMIGEKVAMPVALAPTGMTGMQHADGEMLAAQAAEEFGVPFTLSTMSICSIEDVASVTKKPFWFQLYVLRDKDFVLDLIDRAKAAKCSALVLTLDLQILGQRHKDVRNGLSAPPKMTLANIANIAMRPRWLMGIAGTKRRTFRNIVGHAKGVGDVASLASWTTEQFDPHLSWKDVAWIKERWGGKLILKGILDKEDALMAVETGADAIIVSNHGGRQLDGASSSIMALEEIADAVGDRIEVHMDGGIRSGQDVLKALCLGAKGTYIGRPFLYGLGAMGKQGVTLALDIIRKEMDITLALCGKRLVTDMGKDQLRR
- a CDS encoding metallophosphoesterase family protein translates to MTETGIHYLDARAPDGMRLYAIGDVHGRLDLLAAMHRRIESELEYKPTSDWRVIHLGDYVDRGPESKGVIDFLIEAQKRDPRHLMLAGNHDIGFLDFLDEPDPEGLFIRYGGVQTAQSYGVDLAGHASWFGKAEALRRGHQALVNAVPQAHVDFLRSLQLSLISGDFFLCHAGVRPDVPLASQSPQDLVWIRDVFHNHPGLYPKVIVHGHTPVPQAEVMPNRVNVDTLAWQSGMLSALAVDGADKRILTVQGKAF
- a CDS encoding 16S rRNA (uracil(1498)-N(3))-methyltransferase; translated protein: MRANYKMQRLFVPDDLAAGIEFDAGQQQSHYLMHVLRLGEGAEILVFNGRDGEWSAAIATRSKRAVRLKVLASQRPQPPLPDLIYCFAPLKQGRLDYLVQKAVEMGAGILQPVITQHTQVAKPSIDRLRANVVEAAEQCGILAVPEVREAEKFERLLSGWDKERRLIFCDEDASTNNPLPALQAIPERKLALLVGPEGGFSDDERKMLRALPFVTAIPLGPRILRADTAAVAALAVMQATVGDW